In Phaseolus vulgaris cultivar G19833 chromosome 10, P. vulgaris v2.0, whole genome shotgun sequence, a single genomic region encodes these proteins:
- the LOC137813945 gene encoding uncharacterized protein gives MAGEPSDSGLSQLQMQALTQHLERIMKQQSDGLHERLDQMEQAQQVNPENRGGDRRRRKENDGEQRTLRIDGIKLNIPTFNGKSDPDAYLEWEIKVEHVFACNEYNEEQKMKLAATEFSAYALTWWNKYQRDRTRYEESMVESWTEMKRIMRKRYIPASYNRDLQLKLQRMTQGNKSVEEYFKEMEVTMIRTGMNEENEAIMARFFNGLNYDIRDVVELQEYVDIEDLLHKANQVEQQLKRKGIMRRSSNNNNNYNWKDKVMKDKGVPSSSVMSSSGKSSNRYNNSPPKRKTNSEPSSEKEKEDVEVELDALEGDLLMIRRLLGSKMQALDQTQRENIFHTRCSIQGKICSLIVDGGNCTNVASSRLVTKLNLETKPHPRPYKLQWLSEDGEMTVSKQVEVNLSIGQYNDNVLCDVVPMEATHILLGRPWQFDTKAIHDGFTNKISFMQNNKKIILKPLSPREVCEDQIKLREKRVQEKREMSETPK, from the exons ATGGCAGGGGAACCGTCAGATAGTGGACTGTCTCAACTACAGATGCAAGCCTTAACACAACACTTGGAAAGGATAATGAAACAACAAAGTGATGGACTCCATGAGAGGTTGGATCAAATGGAGCAAGCACAACAAGTAAATCCAGAAAATAGAGGGGGAGATAGGAGGaggagaaaagaaaatgatGGAGAACAAAGAACTCTGAGAATTgatggaataaaattaaatattcccACATTCAATGGGAAAAGTGATCCTGATGCTTACTTGGAGTGGGAAATTAAAGTAGAGCATGTGTTTGCTTGCAATGAGTACAATGAGGAGCAGAAGATGAAGTTGGCAGCAACTGAATTTTCAGCTTATGCTTTAACTTGGTGGAATAAATACCAAAGGGACAGAACTAGATATGAAGAATCCATGGTAGAATCTTGGACAGAAATGAAAAGGATTATGAGGAAGAGATATATTCCAGCAAGCTACAATAGGGATTTGCAACTCAAACTCCAGAGAATGACTCAAGGAAATaaaagtgtggaagagtatttTAAAGAGATGGAGGTAACCATGATTAGAACTGGAATGAATGAAGAAAACGAAGCAATCATGGCTAGGTTTTTTAATGGACTAAACTATGATATTAGGGATGTTGTGGAGCTGCAAGAGTATGTTGACATTGAGGACTTGTTGCACAAGGCTAACCAAGTAGAACAACAACTCAAGAGGAAAGGAATCATGAGGAGGAgttctaacaataataataattacaattggAAGGATAAGGTGATGAAGGATAAAGGAGTTCCCTCAAGTTCAGTCATGTCTTCAAGTGGGAAGTCATCTAATAGATATAATAATTCACCACCTAAAAGGAAGACAA ACAGTGAACCTTCAagtgaaaaagagaaagaggatgTAGAGGTGGAGTTGGATGCATTGGAGGGTGATTTGTTGATGATTCGAAGGCTTTTAGGAAGCAAAATGCAAGCTTTGGACCAAacccaaagggaaaatattttccatactagATGTTCCATTCAAGGGAAAATATGTTCACTCATAGTTGATGGAGGAAATTGCACCAATGTAGCTAGCTCAAGACTAGTTACCAAATTGAATTTGGAGACAAAACCGCACCCAAGGCCATACAAgcttcaatggcttagtgaagatgGAGAGATGACAGTGAGTAAGCAAGTGGAGGTGAACCTATCCATAGGACAATATAATGACAATGTCTTGTGTGATGTGGTTCCAATGGAGGCAACTCACATTTTGTTAGGGAGGCCGTGGCAGTTTGACACCAAGGCTATTCATGATGGTTTCACCAATAAAATCTCTTTCATGCAGAATAATAAGAAGATCATTCTCAAACCCTTATCTCCTAGAGAGGTTTGTGAGGATCAAATCaaattgagagaaaagagagtccaagagaaaagagagatgagTGAAACACCTAAATAG